A single region of the Vanacampus margaritifer isolate UIUO_Vmar chromosome 13, RoL_Vmar_1.0, whole genome shotgun sequence genome encodes:
- the nppc gene encoding C-type natriuretic peptide translates to MKLSYLVACGLMLTLLSGRMRAKPLSEAQQQSLRSLLGDELTELLESEERDRRVDAVRARMRLLRDLRMDTRRGMWARLLNDQPPSPRRHKSGSKKGGSTTRSGCFGHKMDRIGTISGMGC, encoded by the exons ATGAAGTTGTCCTACTTGGTAGCTTGTGGACTTATGCTCACTCTGCTTTCCGGGAGGATGCGCGCAAAACCATTATCTGAGGCGCAGCAGCAG TCTCTCAGAAGTTTACTGGGGGACGAACTGACGGAGCTGCTGGAGTCAGAGGAGCGCGATCGGCGGGTGGATGCTGTGCGCGCTCGGATGCGCTTACTGCGAGATTTACGAATGGACACCCGGAGAGGGATGTGGGCTCGGCTGCTCAACGACCAGCCGCCTTCACCGAGGAGGCACAAATCTGGAAGCAAGAAAGGGGGCTCCACGACGCGGAGTGGTTGTTTCGGACATAAGATGGATAGGATAGGGACCATCAGTGGTATGGGCTGCTAG